A single region of the Bacillota bacterium genome encodes:
- a CDS encoding HDIG domain-containing protein codes for MGRAPTREEACQLLRKYNKDQSLIRHALAVEAVMRHFAEVLDEPEVEKWGIIGLAHDIDYELYPDEHCQKAPEILQEHGWPEDYIHAVVSHGWGICSDVEPVEQMEKVLYTIDELTGLIFATALMRPSKSILDLKTKSVKKKWKQRSFAAGVNREVVEKGAQMLGRDLDFIITETIAGMQKVAEDIGLKGDL; via the coding sequence ATGGGACGTGCTCCAACTCGTGAAGAAGCTTGCCAGCTTCTGCGGAAGTACAACAAAGACCAAAGCCTAATTCGCCATGCCCTGGCAGTGGAAGCAGTGATGCGCCATTTTGCCGAAGTGCTGGACGAACCCGAGGTGGAAAAATGGGGAATTATCGGCCTGGCACATGATATTGACTATGAACTGTACCCGGATGAACACTGCCAGAAGGCTCCCGAAATCTTGCAAGAACATGGTTGGCCGGAAGACTACATCCATGCAGTGGTGAGTCACGGCTGGGGAATATGTTCCGATGTGGAGCCAGTGGAACAAATGGAAAAAGTGCTGTATACAATTGATGAGCTCACCGGGCTTATTTTCGCCACCGCCCTTATGCGCCCCAGTAAGAGTATTCTGGACCTAAAGACCAAATCGGTGAAGAAGAAATGGAAGCAAAGAAGCTTTGCCGCCGGGGTAAATCGGGAAGTGGTAGAAAAAGGCGCTCAGATGCTTGGTCGGGACTTGGATTTTATCATCACCGAAACCATCGCCGGCATGCAGAAAGTGGCCGAGGACATCGGTCTCAAGGGTGATCTTTGA
- a CDS encoding aminomethyl-transferring glycine dehydrogenase subunit GcvPA: protein MSKVVYPYIPNSVPEVKIQMLKELGLKSVEEIYAEIPEHLRFKGTMNLPEPLLSEYELRRHVEGILAQNKTCTEYLNFLGGGTWQHYVPEVCDTINSRDEFLTAYVGDAYADHGKFQAMFEYASMVGDLLGFDVVSTPTFDWGMAAGYSMRMAARITGRNQVLVTKTISPDRYLCIQNLVKPNLELQFVDYDQQTGLLNLEDFKAKISANTAAVYFENPSYLGSIETQAEDIAAIAHNNGALCLVGADPSSLGVLSPPSSYGADIACGDLQPLGIHMNAGGGLAGFIASRDEEKYVAEYPTQLWGLTPTVAEGEYGFGDVYFERTSYASREHAKDFLGTQTALWGITAGVYLALMGPQGMAELGEGIMQRVAYAIELLKTIPGIKVPVLSSPSFKEFVVDFDATGKKVADINKQLLEHKIFGGKDLSVKFPELGNSALFCITEVHTQADIHRLVDALRQVLA, encoded by the coding sequence ATGAGTAAAGTGGTGTATCCTTACATTCCTAACTCGGTACCGGAAGTTAAGATACAAATGCTAAAGGAACTAGGCCTAAAAAGCGTGGAAGAAATTTATGCCGAAATTCCCGAACATTTACGCTTTAAAGGGACTATGAATTTGCCTGAGCCTCTGTTGTCGGAGTATGAACTGCGGCGGCATGTGGAAGGAATCTTAGCCCAAAACAAAACCTGCACAGAGTATTTAAACTTCCTCGGTGGCGGAACCTGGCAGCATTATGTACCGGAAGTGTGCGACACTATTAACTCGCGGGATGAGTTTTTGACTGCGTACGTAGGTGATGCCTATGCCGACCATGGCAAGTTCCAAGCTATGTTTGAGTACGCCAGCATGGTGGGGGACCTCCTGGGTTTTGACGTGGTGAGCACCCCTACCTTTGATTGGGGCATGGCAGCTGGGTACTCAATGCGAATGGCAGCTAGGATCACCGGCAGAAACCAGGTACTGGTAACCAAGACCATCAGCCCTGACCGTTATTTATGCATTCAGAACTTAGTAAAACCTAATTTAGAACTTCAATTTGTCGATTACGACCAACAAACCGGATTGCTAAATCTAGAAGATTTCAAGGCAAAAATTTCTGCCAACACGGCAGCAGTTTATTTCGAAAACCCGTCTTACCTAGGTTCTATTGAAACCCAAGCGGAGGACATTGCAGCCATAGCTCATAATAATGGGGCTCTGTGCCTAGTAGGTGCCGACCCCAGCTCCTTGGGAGTCTTGTCCCCTCCCAGTTCATATGGAGCTGATATTGCCTGTGGGGATTTGCAGCCTCTGGGTATCCACATGAATGCCGGCGGCGGTTTGGCTGGCTTTATTGCCTCTCGCGATGAGGAAAAATATGTGGCCGAATACCCGACCCAACTTTGGGGCCTAACTCCCACCGTGGCTGAAGGGGAATACGGCTTCGGCGATGTCTACTTTGAGCGGACATCGTATGCTTCCAGGGAGCATGCCAAGGACTTTTTGGGCACCCAAACAGCCCTGTGGGGAATTACTGCCGGTGTCTATCTGGCCCTAATGGGACCCCAGGGGATGGCAGAGTTGGGCGAAGGTATTATGCAGCGGGTAGCCTATGCTATTGAGCTACTCAAGACTATCCCGGGTATCAAGGTGCCGGTGCTGAGTTCACCCAGTTTCAAAGAGTTTGTGGTGGACTTCGACGCCACCGGGAAAAAGGTGGCCGACATAAACAAACAGCTGTTGGAACATAAAATCTTCGGCGGGAAAGACCTTAGCGTCAAATTCCCGGAACTGGGTAACAGCGCTCTGTTCTGCATCACGGAAGTTCACACCCAAGCCGACATTCACCGGCTGGTGGATGCGCTTCGGCAGGTATTAGCTTAA